One region of Quercus lobata isolate SW786 chromosome 2, ValleyOak3.0 Primary Assembly, whole genome shotgun sequence genomic DNA includes:
- the LOC115975410 gene encoding leucine-rich repeat receptor-like serine/threonine-protein kinase BAM3 — protein sequence MNRYEKSTLLFLFFLLFCPMVFCQLSSKQTTIMFNVSKLINKAHLWDITKAPCSWQGVTCSSGNSSVTKISLSGISLNSSDFLPQLCQIDSLESLDLSKCQLHSIPNEFITACGKIDGLKLLNFSGNRLSGSLPTFLGFVGLEFLDLSFNMFSGNISLQLGGLVSLKSLNLSANRFTSLIPKNLSLVLEQLQLSVNEFHGTIPDRIMNCLNLTLIDLSQNRLSGTVPDSIENLAKLEILILSSNNFIGKIPKGLSSITTLSRFAAYQNHFDGTIPSGITTNLRNLDLSFNNLSGSIPLDLLSPPKLQTIDLSYNLLTGPIPSKISAKLIRLRLGSNHLNETIPSSTFGTLQNLVYLELENNSLTGLVPPDLGSCPNLALLSLAVNNLTGTLPIQLGNLSHLQVMKLQSNKLTGGIPIEITQLQKLSILNISWNSLSGSIPSKISNLGNLTNLNLQGNQFSGPIPDTISRMNSLIELQLGGNQLSGRIPNMPAKLQIALNLSSNHLVGSIPMTLSQLTGLEVLDLSNNSLSGEIPSSLTTMTSLTQLILRNNMLSGVCPKFNSYVMVNVSGNRELVERTDTNHTTSITQPAKKGKSVATALLIGFAVALFAVLVVTWLAISISRRYYRVNDEQLQSPEDLPLPQVVQGNILTANGIHRSNIDFTKAMEAVANPSNITLKTRFSTYYKAVMPSGSSYFVKRINWSDKIFQLGSHDKFGHELEVLGKLSNSNVMTPLAYVLTVDNAYLFYEYAPKGTLFDVLHGSLGKALDWASRYSIAVGAAQGLAFLHGFNSCPILLLDLSSRNIMLKTLKEPQVGDIELCKVIDPSKSTGSLSMVAGSVGYIPPEYAYTMRVTMAGNVYSFGVVLLELLTGKPAVSEGTELAKWVLNNSVKQDKWDHILDSNVSRTSLAIKSQMLAVLKVALGCVNVSPDARPKMKSVLRMLLNAR from the exons ATGAACAGATATGAGAAAAGCAcccttttgttccttttcttcttattattctGTCCTATGGTTTTCTGTCAACTATCCTCAAAGCAAACCACCATCATGTTTAATGTTTCTAAGCTCATCAACAAGGCTCACTTATGGGATATTACCAAAGCCCCATGTTCGTGGCAAGGAGTTACGTGTAGCTCAGGGAATTCCTCCGTAACCAAAATATCATTATCTGGGATTTCTCTCAATTCTTCAGACTTTCTACCTCAGCTTTGCCAGATAGATTCTTTGGAGAGTCTCGACCTCTCCAAGTGCCAACTGCATTCAATCCCAAATGAATTCATCACAGCTTGTGGTAAGATTGATGGGCTCAAACTCTTGAATTTTAGTGGAAATAGATTGTCTGGTTCTCTGCCTacttttcttggttttgttggGTTGGAGTTCTTAGACTTGTCTTTCAATATGTTTTCTGGAAACATTAGCTTACAGTTAGGTGGATTGGTTTCCCTCAAAAGTTTAAATCTTAGTGCCAACCGTTTCACTAGCCTTATTCCTAAGAACCTTTCCTTGGTTTTGGAACAGCTTCAGCTCTCTGTGAATGAATTCCATGGTACGATCCCAGATCGAATCATGAATTGTTTGAATTTGACTTTGATTGACCTAAGTCAGAATAGGCTTTCTGGTACTGTTCCTGATAGTATTGAAAATCTCGCTaaattggaaattttgattCTGTCTTCCAATAACTTTATTGGAAAAATTCCAAAAGGCCTTTCATCTATCACAACCCTTTCACGTTTTGCAGCCTATCAAAACCACTTTGATGGTACAATTCCTAGTGGTATTACAACAAACCTCAGGAACTTAGACCTTAGTTTTAATAATTTAAGTGGGTCGATTCCTTTAGACTTGTTGTCACCACCAAAATTGCAGACTATAGATTTGTCTTATAATTTGTTGACCGGACCTATACCTTCAAAGATATCTGCAAAGTTGATCAGGCTGAGATTGGGAAGCAATCATCTTAATGAGACAATCCCTTCATCAACATTTGGAACACTTCAGAATTTGGTGTACTTGGAGCTGGAAAATAATAGCTTGACTGGGTTAGTACCTCCGGATTTGGGTTCTTGCCCGAATTTGGCACTGTTGAGTTTGGCAGTGAATAACCTGACTGGAACATTGCCGATACAGTTGGGTAATCTTAGCCATCTTCAAGTTATGAAGCTTCAATCCAACAAGCTGACTGGAGGAATCCCAATTGAAATTACTCAACTACAGAAATTATCAATATTGAATATCAGCTGGAATTCGCTGAGTGGTTCAATACcttctaaaatttcaaacttgGGAAACCTTACCAATTTGAACTTACAAGGCAACCAATTCAGTGGTCCAATACCCGACACTATTAGCAGAATGAATTCTCTGATAGAACTCCAGCTTGGAGGAAACCAACTCAGTGGTAGGATTCCAAATATGCCAGCAAAGTTGCAGATAGCTTTAAATCTCAGCAGCAACCACCTTGTAGGGAGTATTCCAATGACTCTTTCACAACTTACTGGATTAGAAGTTTTGGATCTCTCAAACAATAGCTTATCAGGAGAGATACCATCATCTCTGACTACAATGACGTCTTTAACACAGTTGATACTTCGTAACAATATGCTCTCTGGGgtttgtccaaaatttaattCATATGTAATGGTCAATGTAAGTGGAAATCGGGAACTTGTTGAGAGGACTGACACAAATCACACAACATCAATCACACAACCAGCCAAAAAGGGAAAATCAGTCGCTACAGCATTATTAATTGGGTTTGCAGTGGCTCTTTTTGCTGTTTTGGTAGTAACATGGCTTGCCATATCAATCTCAAGGCGCTATTACAGGGTTAATGATGAACAATTACAATCACCAGAAGATCTTCCGCTTCCTCAGGTCGTCCAAGGCAATATATTAACTGCAAATGGAATCCACCGATCAAATATCGACTTCACCAAAGCTATGGAAGCAGTTGCTAACCCATCAAACATCACACTGAAGACTAGGTTTTCTACCTACTACAAAGCTGTCATGCCATCCGGATCAAGCTACTTTGTCAAGAGGATTAACTGGAGTGACAAGATATTCCAGTTGGGCAGCCACGATAAGTTCGGGCATGAGCTGGAGGTCTTGGGGAAACTGAGCAATTCAAATGTCATGACTCCTCTAGCCTATGTTTTGACAGTCGACAATGCTTATCTGTTCTATGAATATGCACCCAAGGGCACCCTTTTTGATGTTCTTCATGGTAGCTTGGGAAAGGCTTTGGACTGGGCCAGCAGATATAGCATTGCAGTTGGAGCTGCTCAGGGTCTGGCTTTTCTGCATGGATTCAACTCCTGTCCAATACTACTTCTTGACCTATCAAGCAGAAACATCATGTTGAAGACCCTCAAGGAACCTCAGGTCGGAGACATCGAGCTCTGTAAGGTGATTGATCCCTCAAAGAGCACTGGAAGCCTTTCTATGGTTGCTGGCTCTGTTGGCTATATTCCCCCAG AGTATGCTTACACAATGAGGGTAACAATGGCTGGGAATGTTTATAGCTTTGGGGTCGTACTTCTGGAGTTGCTGACAGGAAAGCCGGCTGTTAGTGAGGGAACCGAGTTGGCCAAATGGGTTTTAAATAACTCAGTCAAGCAAGATAAATGGGATCACATCCTTGACTCTAATGTCAGTAGAACATCACTTGCCATTAAAAGTCAGATGCTTGCAGTCCTGAAGGTTGCTCTTGGTTGTGTGAATGTGTCACCAGATGCAAGGCCCAAGATGAAGAGTGTGCTACGAATGCTCCTCAATGCAAGATAA